The Harmonia axyridis chromosome 3, icHarAxyr1.1, whole genome shotgun sequence nucleotide sequence ATAGGCGGTTTTTGAGTAAAATCCTACGAGtttaaaatatatatgatgTCGTCCAGTTTCTGAATAAAGTCTAACAATTGAGAagttgtaattatttttcattcgattgtAAGCAGCAATTTTCTGCCATGCAGGTGTAATCAAATGAtcaacaataaaaacaaatgtaTCAACGTAAGAGTTCTTATTTTTCATGATATAAAACACAGAATttaaaagaaaatgttgaacaaTGATCGGAGCAAGTTTAAGATCTCATTAATTATGTCTCaatagttttggcacaaatTTCAACTGTAAGATTTTAAAAATTCAGAATGTCTAGTCAGCTTCGCACTACATACTATCAGTGTTTCTGTAAACCTCTAATAACCAGTAAATTCAAAATCAACTAAGGTAATACAATTTGACactttcttaaactaatttggAGAAACACATGCACCTATCGATTTAGTAAAGTTACCGTCGATATCGTCCCTTTCCAGCTGTTGATTGGCTTCGAGTCCGGACTCGTGGTCCTGTGGGATCTGAGAAGCAAGGTCCCGGAGATGCGATGGAGCACGTACGAGCTCAGGTCGATCACGTGGCATCACGAGGGGAAGCAGTTCATGTGCTCGCACACAGACGGAACCTTAACCACGTGGAGTCTGCGATCGAACATCAAATATACCCATATATCCCAACCCCTAGGTGAGTGATTTGCATCGTCaagtgaagggttttccaataagaagtttcattttgatgttgaaaaaaaaacgagtatattttaagaggaaTCGATGGATTTTTGTTTCGTTCTGAAGAGAAAGGTATGccaaggaaaaaaatattggatatgCCCTCaggtgctaaccgtagacacgtgtttcggtctttcggccctcatcagtacggtgaaaagatgttagatgagcaacacttgaagaaaaacaacaaacaaacggagttcACAAAAAAAGCCAGCCGATGAgagccgaaagcccgaaacacgtgtctacggttagcacttctcctgagggcatatccaatattttttcccTTGCTCTATAATTTGACCCTCGATATCCTCTCCACATATCTTTagaaaggtatgccattaatgatggaaagGATATCAGCCTAATGGCTGCTGCAGTTagggttgcagcaccatatccttttcatggaattttctaTGGCCTATTCGCTTATTTTCGGCTGTATCTCGATAACAAGATTTTTTCCTAGTTCTTTACTAGTGAGGTTTAATAAAAGATGATAttcatatatttctttttttcattttcaaatcacAATTAGATCAGATTAGATTCAGACAAGGGGGATTGCAACCTCCTGCGACCTCatagtctattgtgcccccatcagagctattctcgatATTGGTCGTtgtagtctacagctcgccctccAGGTAGATATTTCTGAGGAACTCCAGTATCGGGGATGGCTTCAAGAGGTTACTTCTTCAATTCTACAagtccaaagcatttttgctTTGACTAGCGATGACGAGGccttccgtcaccaggtgatctgaagtttcttcctcctccctgcAGAATCTGCATACGTCGTTTCCTGCTagaatcattctcatgaggtacatcctgtaaggaatccagtgaggaagtATTCTTGcttagatccagatacttcttggatcttgcagTATCcaagaaacttttttgaatgattcAACGCAAGAAGATTCCCCCAGACTATTTTTCTTTCTAGTTTTTCCtgctcctgaaactctttcttgtaggtacatttatcataccataaaaagattgtgggccaatgaaaggagaTTGTGCTCCTTTTTTGGAGAATGTTTTGTCCTCAGCATCCAAAATAGCAGTAAACCGAGATgaagtatttcatttttcgaGACTTGAGCTCAGTTTTATATTCATAACTTATTATTGCGAGTACATAACCATTTTTGACCGTTGATATTACAAAATACATTATCGGAAATGCCCATTGAATCCATGTTTACTCCCTTCAGCTAAAATCAAAGACGGAAAGGCAGAACCTTGCAAACCGATCAACAAGGTGGAATGGAAGACTTCCAAAACAGGGTAGGTAAAGGTCAAAGGAACAACATCGAGaatattcatgtttttttttgtccaCAGAGAAGCTTTTGTGATTTTCTCTGGAGGAACCCCCAAAGACCAAGCGGGAAAGACGCCCTGTATAACCGTCGTTCACAACAAGACCACCACCGTTTTGGAAATGGAACACACTGTAATCGATTTCATCACGCTCTGTGAGTCGCCATATCCCAGTGGTAAGTTATACCTTTAGAAAGAGTTAACTTGTTGCAGAGAAATAACTCTTACTTACCGATCAGTTCCTTTAATgtccaggcttacgccgacgacatagtggtgactGTTAGAGGCAAGCATGAGGGCCCACTAAGTAGCCAaatgcaacttgctctcagaattattgaaaattggtgcggagaagaggggcttactgtcaacccctcgaaaacatcaataattccgtttactagaagaaggaatctcgacctcagagctctggtcttaaatggccagactctgcacttctctagtgagtgtaaatatctaggtgttatcctggacagtaaactgaactgggggaaacatatgTATGAATAAGAGAATATAGAGTTATACAAGAAGAGAGAAGAAAAACATTATTCGTTTTAAACTGTACTACGATTATCTTCGACTCAAGTCAAGAAATCTTCTCCGAAACATGTCATACCAAATGCTATTTACCAACTCCCTTTGATATTATAGCACCCTCTGGTCGAATTACACAAATAGTCCTTCCAACTGTTTTTCTTCTCAGATCTGCAGGACCCCTACGCCATAATAGCCCTACTCCAGAACGACCTGGTGGTGATGGACCTTCAGACCCCTGGATTCCCACCACTGGAGAACCCTTATCCCATGGACATCCACGAATCGACAGTGACTAGCTGTACATTCCTAGCCGACTGTCCAGCCGATCTTATACCAGCATTCTACCTACTGGGAAGGGCGGGATCAGGCAAAAAACAGGGCTTCTCAGAAATGAGCTGGCCCATAGGGGGCGGCACTTGGTCAGCGCAGTCTTGCAGCTACAGCGAGGTCATACTCACCGGGTAAGTCAACAGATTGCGCATGTAGAACTACCGGATCGTTTGGTGGAGCTACTGGCCTATGGGCCTACTAGTTCTTTGAACTATCGGTTTTTTCTGTCTTAGCGATATATCTGGCCTACTGGTTGATAAAACTACGTGCTCTATGCAGGGGATAGAATTTTAGGTGTCTGAAAAAGAGATAACTTGAGAATCACTCTGTAACATAGAAGTTTTAATAGCTAGAGCAAATATGTTTGGTGTTTTTAGTTTCATTGAAGAGTAGCATGATGTAGCGAAAACTACATCCCTCTATTTACACTTATAACCTAATACAGTTGATCAACAGTATTCTTTTCATGTTCAATTGTGATTCGGTTCCATCTGAACTATTATATGATATTTTTCATACGGATCGCCAGGATTCCAGTAGTTCATCTGACGCACTTATAAATCTAATATTCCATTCGATTGAACTACTGATTTTATAATTACACCATCTATAGTTGCGAAATATTCTATCTTCCGATCAACTGAACTACTACAGAAATTGGTCGGGATTTTATAATTACATCAATTCTATGGTTGTGATTCATCCTATCTTTTGATCAAATCGAGCCTACTGATTAATTGAACTACTGGAATGTGTCGGAGTTCATCTGGGCCTTCGGAAAAATGATCGAGAATCCGAGTGAAATGCGGAAACGAGAAAAACGCTCCAGTCTTTTCCTCGGAAAATCCAATTTCAGGCGAGACGACATTTTGCAGAGAAAACGAGTTTCCCGGGCGCTTATATCCTAACGATGTTTCTTTGCTTGGCCGTCGACCTCGTATCAGTGTTGATATCTTGCGACACCGATGGATTTCTCTGGCGTCTTGGCTTTTCCGACTCGAGAAAATCCCGCGTGGTCGGTCTGGAAATTGCAGTGAAACGCTTACGTGTTGGAAAATCCCAAGACAGACCTCCGAATATGTTATTTGAACTCTAAATAGCCTTTTTAACACTTTTCGCTCAGGATTTCAGGTTGGAATAAGAAaagtaatgaataaaattatggagtcataaagaaaaataagtatagacTGGGATTTTGTAAAAGATCCATtagtgtcacttatgtgaatgatatataaaaaattaattttgagcgTCATAAGAATCCAGTTTGTAATTGAATTGCAACAATTTATCATTCACttccaaaaataataaattttagtggaataataattatattattattcaattcaatctaAAATCCCTAATTGTTTCTTTCAGTATGGAAATGAATATcaaaatccatcgttgtttttcaaatttaattcaataataacatatggaaatataaaataaattgcaTTAGTGAAGTTACATACAAATTCATAGTGAAAAATTTCCTGTAAATATCACTGTTTTATATTTAAAGAGGACTTCAACTTCTGAGAGAACTTCAAAGCTTTCAGAGTTTTTTTGTTACCTTAAAGGACAGTTTCCCATTAAAtccgacaatttttttttcataaatcgagtgttactttatttttcaatctCTGTACTCTGAGGTACAACTGAAGTTTTCTAAGAAACCTTGATAGAAATTGCTAATTGGATTCAGTGTAGAACTTCTATAGAGCGGTATCGCCAGTTTTGTGCTACGCTAATTTAATTCCTCGTTGTTGGATAATTTGAATATGGAAATCGACTTTCATTCCATTATCCTGTAATGGCGGACGAAATCGAAAATGTCACAGTGGCGCAGATTGCTCTTTACGTTTATTTGTGATGGATATTAACGATTGTTCTAATTGAAGTTTAATACAGGTTTGGCTTTTTAAAATGTCGGCGATCCTGTCTATAATGATAAATGATAATCTCATTAGAATAGTCGTTTTTTTTCCAGTAGTTTTTCGCTCTGTTTTTGATCAAAAAAGCAATACTTTTTTGCCCTAAATATATGTTTACTGAAATGGTGTCATTTACAATCGTTGATACTTCCACCTAACACTGTCTTTGTTTGTAAAcgtcaaaaataaaaaagttaggttaggttgggttaggttaggtaccaagctttcacttcaaagaGGTCCAGTCATTCCAGTTATTGTAGTGTGTTGTAGTTAAATACACAGTGAAACACACAGAACGAAAGACGGAATTAAAGTAGTCCATGATTGTCACAAATGCATTTTGCTGGCGATAATTTTTCCTTTACCTCAGATAGACccgaaagcaaaaaaaaaaataaaatcgaattgttATAGGCATTCGGACGGCACCATAAAATTTTGGGACTCGAGTGCAGGTGCCCTTCAAGTGTTGTACAAACTAAAGACGTCCAAGGTCTTCGAGAAGCCCAAGGCCAGGTCTATGGACAGCGAGGACGAACCTTTCGCGATAGAACTTATATCTTTGTGTGCGGAATCTAGAAAGCTGTGTGTTGCTGGAGCTTCCAGTCATGTGATCCTATTCACCTTTAAGAAGACGGAGACGAACGAGGAAATAACGGTAAGCAGATTTAAGTCAAGTACTTTGCCTTAGGACTCGCAAGAACTTCACTCAGGTACTCATGAGATCTCCACTTAGGGTTCATGAGTACTCTTGGATACTTCACTCAAGGCTTATGAGTTCTCCACTTCAATGTTAATGGATACTCTACCTAGGGCATATAAGCCCTTCACTTAAGGACTCACAAGTACTCCGCTCAGGTACTCATGAGTCCTTCACGTCAGTACTCATGGATACTCCACTAAGACTCACGAACTCATTCATGAGTACCCCACTTTTGAAGTACTCATGAGTACCTTTGTAATAAAATCATCTTTCAGACCTTGGAAATACCGATTGTGTATGAAGTCCCAGATGAGGGTGAAACGTCACCGGACTGTCAATTTTCGGGACCTGGAAGCGCAGGATCTGGAAATAAACTAGACATTCTGGATGTAGACAATAAAAAAGTGAGTATCCTTCTTTCATTCTACGAAATAAGCAATAAAATCTCTATGAGCACTCAATCTTTAACATTCAACTGTAATGGTGGAATAGGTATAGTGTTTTGAAATTCCAGTGGTGCTGAAAATGAAGTTAATTCAATTTATATCGGTTCGATTTTCATCTAGTCATCAACGAATTAGACTTGAGAAAATGATTGTTCATTCACTTGATTTTTCGATCTTACAGGATAACTGTACCCTCAAAGTTAGGCCTGGTGTACAAAGGAAACCTCCTGGATTTCAAGCCCAAATGGTATGCCTAACACCTTGGAATAATGGGGAACCCCCTAGTCATATAACGGCACTCACCATCAATAGTTGCTATGGGCTGTGAGTATATTTTCTCTTCCTTTTTTTATGACATGTGTTTTATTTAATTATAGTACTTGTGGTACTCCTGATCCctctaaaaatattcatttattcatattCGATCCTTccaattatttcattcatttttattctttcTTCATTCTTCACTTTTTCATCTTTATAAAAACTTAGTTATGATTGTCATTCCTTCCATTTATCCGGCATTTGCTTgccttttcatatttattcTTAAATTCTCCTCCTTCGTTTCCGTTATCAATTCTTATGCTTTTATCCTTTTAATTAATATCTTCCATTGGTGTTGGGCTCTATAgtatgtattatttattttcatttttatttctaataattcttTCATTGATTTCCATAAATTTGTTTGTCTATATCGTTTGTGAAATAGCTGGATATCTTTCATGTGTGTTATTCCCAATTCTCCATTACTTTTAATCCCTTAATTTCTCTTTGTCGTCTACAGTATGGCTTATGGAAACGAAGCAGGAATTGTGATAGTAGATATAGAACAGAAAGTTTGCCTTCTGAACATCGGCAGTCCGGACCTGTACGGTGCCCAAGACCCCTACTCCAGGGTGCCCAGGAGCCCCAAGAGAAACCACTGCGGGGACACTCTACCGGTGAACATCGACAGAGAAGAAAGACAACCACGCAGTCCAAGTATAGACCAGGTAAGCCAGTAAAACACGACCAGGAAAGAGCTAAATGGAAAACCACTCGATTATCGATTATTCCGTCAATCATTTTTTTAGCATGACACCTGATGCGATCAACTGTtcgaattttcatttaatacagagtgaaatgatggctCGAGATTTCAGGGTAACCTTGAATAAAGATATAGAATTGAATAACTTCGGTATATTTCATATCGGTATTTTTATGTCAATTTCAGCCTTGTGTTTACTCACTTTGGAGGAGAACAATTGACTTTATAGTAGAGAAGAGAGTAAGAGGCATGTTCAATTTATTTGTGTTGGTATCCGTGAACATCTGTCATTAGTGTCGGTTTGCTAATCAATTAAATTGTCTCTtaatgattttattaaattgatgaaatttcatgttCCCCAGCGTAGCCTGACTACacattgtaaagggtgttttttttagagctatagaactttaaattgcaataaaacaacgatggagtattcgattgacatgaattttatttatccgcaagataatcttgtggctttACATTATAAatgtgatttctggcatatgaccgccacggctggctcggatgtagtccaatctggacgtccaattttcgatgactttttccaacatttgtgggcgtatatcggcaataacccggcgaatgttgtcttccaaatggccaagggtttgtggcttatccgcatagaccaatgactttacatagcaccacagaaagtagtctagcggtgttaaatcacaagatcttggaggccaattcacaggtccaaaacgtgaaattaggcggtcaccaaacgtgtctttcaataaatcgattgtggcacgagctgtgtgacatgttgcgccgtctttttggaaccacagctcctggacatcatggttgttcaattcaggaatgaaaaagttagtaatcatggctctataccgatcaccattgactgttacgttctggccatcatcgtttttgaagaagcacagaccaataattccaccagcccatagacgcgcaccaaacagtcaatttttctggatgtaactgtgtttcgacatacacttgaggattagcttcactccaaatgcggcagttttgtttgttgacgtagccattcaaccagaagtgcgcttcatcgctaatggacgtagtgcgcgatacgtattccgcacagaaccattattttcgaaataaaattgcactatttgcaagcgttgttcaggcgtgactctattcatgatgaattgccaaaccgaactgagaataaatcacttgacagctgttaaatcggttgccatcgtgaacagtaatgccaacttaaagttttatacctcgaaaaaaataccCTATATTATATATGTGCGCTCTATTTAGAAGTTTCTTCTCTTTATTCTCTTGAGCTTACATACATACACCTATCTACCTGCTCGATAGAGAGTTCCTCACTCAATGGTATAAATAACCTCAATACTcaatctgattttgatccatctaTGCAGCAAATGACTAGAAGACGGGTTCAGGTCCAAAGACTATTTTTTCATTGCCTTCAATACGTATGGTAACATTCACGTATGTCaatggaaaaatataaaaatgccACAAAAATAATGGATATGCACGGTTGCCAACACAAGTGAATCAAATATACCACCCAATCATTTCTCATCCACCTTGGTACCCTTGGTAGTTATAGATTGTGTCGTTCATACAACCATATTCAAGGTTACCCCATCGGATCCTTGTTAGAGCCGCCGTCGAGCGAACGACCAGATGGCGCTGTAGCACATTGCACCACCACGCTCGGTACCAGTAACCCCCGCCTTAAAATCCTCATTTAAATTCTATTTTGCCGTTAGAATTATTTGCTCACGACGACCCTTGCTTTTGTTGGATCCATAATTGCATGATTATAGATGGGACGGTCCCCGGAATATCCCCAATCCTCATGCCCATGCCCCACCCCTGTTGAACAGGCCTGCGAGGCCCTCGAAGAGGAAGTGGTCCAGCCTCCGCCAGCGGCCACAAGAAGGAAATCCTCCAGCTGGCGCACGTTCAATTTCAAACGGCAATTGTCCAGAGTCGACGTGATGATGAAGAAGAACAATTCGCTGAAAGAGAAGCGAAACTCTGTGTTTCACTGCGACGTATATCCGAACCACCACGAGGAGGTGAAACTGTCCCCTGATTCAGACGAGAACACTCTAGTGGATAGCCAGGGCACTATAACTGTGCCTAGGAACACAGACGACAGTTTCGAGTACCTATCGGACTCACAGATGTCGCCAGTGGATGGAGACGCTTTAGTCGGGTCTCCTGAAGATGATAACAAAAAGGTCGGACAGAGACCGGACAACTTAGACTTGGAGGAAGACGATGTCCCGGTCAGACCACCCAGGGGACAGAAGAAAAGAACGGATTGTGGCGACCAGAGACTTTTATCTGTGCCCAACGTTAAGCTCCAACGGGCCGACGTAGCCGTTAGAGACCTGAGGGACAAGGATGATGTGCTTGTCAGCCCGCAACCCACCTTTACTGGAAACCTGATGAGACGTTTCAGTAAGTTTCAACTCTGTACTAGTCCCGACCTAAGAGTCCTGTCCCGATTTTATTCTTACAGTTTTCTTTTATTATAAATCGAATTTTATACTCTAGATGCCTGCGTAATTGGATGGTTGAGTTATTTGAACTAAAAACATAGTGGTAGGTTATTTGAGAGTAGTTCTTTTTTACGGAATGGCAGTATATACGACCGTTGGAGGTAGATTATTGAGAAGGAGATATTTGAACACCTTATTATTGATGCGCAAATCAGTTACCTTTGGTGTGTTCGCTTGTTCGCTAAGTTGCTTTGTTGTTTCTTTGTTCTCTAGCCACCAATAACAGTTGTTACCATCACCTCAAGCTTCACCTTATCATTTAACATTGTATTATTGACGGATTTTTCATTGGGTGctttatttgttgttttttgatatttgatGATGTTCTTTTCTACGTGTTTAACATTTACGACCCGTTCGTATACAGGGCGGTTCACTGAAACATTCACATGAAGATCAAGGGTCGATTTATTCGCCTGtctatctaataataataaaatcatagaCGTCAATTTGGAGCAATAAGTTGAGGCTGATCAAGCAGAGGAAGTTACACTTTATATTTAAAAAGCACGTATTAgttaaagtttttttgaaaCTAGGCATTACACCTTAATCTTTCATGAATTAATTTCTGATGGACCGCTCTGTATAGATGTATATATGAGATCTTTTTGCTATTAAAAAGGAACATAGTCCACCTATACCAGAAAATGCATATAAGAAAATTTACTAGTTTCGAAAATTACAATGCATCCATCCTTAAATAACCTACTTATGACTTTGCGGAGCTGTAAATATCCTATGCTTGAGTTTAAATACCACACAGATCTATTTTAGAACCGAAAAatcattctctttttttcattcaactGAAACAACACTGTCTCATCTTGCTTGATGAAAAATGATCAGTAATCGATAAGTCtgccatttcaaattttcttatCATCGATTCGTCCTAAATGTGTATGAAATGTAAGATCGGTTACCAaatcaaagatttttttatgatatataCTGATTGGATCTAGATTTAACATCATCGAATCTCATTTTATGAATCTACCGACTATAGAGCTCTGTGGATCTACATGTCTATCAGTTCAATTGACCTACCGTCTCTGTCAAGTAATTGACCTACTGATTAGTTGATCTACCAGCAAGATTAACGTGCTTAGTCCTCACCTTGAAACCGTGTTCTACCTCATTCAGATTCAGATAGGTTGGATGCACTGTATCTTTTCTGAGTATATACGCTTAAATTGTTGCTCTGAACTTTCAGCAGGCACTGGTTAGTATGAGACTGTGTTCAAAATGGCTTTGGTATATGTTAACAGACGAGGAAGGCAGCTGTCTCATACCTCTGTTGAGTAAACTATTGGGTAGGACCTTTAGTCTAGAATAGATCGGGGAGGTTGGGTGTCACATCTGCCGATCGTAAAAACTATCCATCATCGAAAAggtacataaaaaatatattgtttATCAACGAACAGTATCACTCACATTAGGATAGAATTGTTGAAGAACTTTTACTCCGGAATTCTTTATTGTTCAAATAGTACTCAGTTTCCCTAACTAGGTTAGGGACAAGGGAAAACATGAACTAGGAGAAAAACCCAGCTTAGGGAAAACATATATGGGGAACATAGTTTTGGGGAAAACCAGGcaagaagaaaattttattgggGATAAAACTGGGTTGGGGGaacataatgaaaataaaagtgaaaaaaaaaaccaaagagggaaaaaaattcgaatggaGATTTGGCGAGACCAATTTTTATGGTGCGTTCTATCTAAGaggattgcggtgtttcatcccAAGACCAATGATGGAGTCTGGAGTATAGCAACTCAGTGGCTCCTGCCATATACATCTCTCATATTTCCCATAGAGCCACCGCCAAGGAAAAATAACGGAGCTGCGAGAAAACTCTGGAGGAAAATATAACACATAAGCACAACCATTTCACAACGTTATATTAACGTACCTGTGCCCATTGAGAGGAAGAAGATCGTAAAAACTCAAAAACCGAGTTATTCCTGATACTCTCACGAGATTAATGTAGGGTATTCTAGCTTTAAACTATTTGATTCTAATGTGAGTTTACCTGAATAGTACCTGAAGACCTTTTCCAAAATCAACTCTATCGGCCATGAAACACATAACCTCCGTAAGATTGTGGTGACTTCTTTTCGGTGCAGCGTTCATTTTCGTTCTATGGTTCGAGATGCATTCATTCGAACAGGTGAAGTCAAAAAAGTCACTGCAACTTTTAGTCCCCCCTTTAGAGCTTGCCCATATGGTGATAGTGTTATGTGCCGCTG carries:
- the LOC123675926 gene encoding syntaxin-binding protein 5 isoform X7 — translated: MKIRWHDENVASFKRTRKTRPGSIVHLSDNPLDASKLLIGFESGLVVLWDLRSKVPEMRWSTYELRSITWHHEGKQFMCSHTDGTLTTWSLRSNIKYTHISQPLAKIKDGKAEPCKPINKVEWKTSKTGEAFVIFSGGTPKDQAGKTPCITVVHNKTTTVLEMEHTVIDFITLCESPYPSDLQDPYAIIALLQNDLVVMDLQTPGFPPLENPYPMDIHESTVTSCTFLADCPADLIPAFYLLGRAGSGKKQGFSEMSWPIGGGTWSAQSCSYSEVILTGHSDGTIKFWDSSAGALQVLYKLKTSKVFEKPKARSMDSEDEPFAIELISLCAESRKLCVAGASSHVILFTFKKTETNEEITTLEIPIVYEVPDEGETSPDCQFSGPGSAGSGNKLDILDVDNKKDNCTLKVRPGVQRKPPGFQAQMVCLTPWNNGEPPSHITALTINSCYGLMAYGNEAGIVIVDIEQKVCLLNIGSPDLYGAQDPYSRVPRSPKRNHCGDTLPVNIDREERQPRSPSIDQMGRSPEYPQSSCPCPTPVEQACEALEEEVVQPPPAATRRKSSSWRTFNFKRQLSRVDVMMKKNNSLKEKRNSVFHCDVYPNHHEEVKLSPDSDENTLVDSQGTITVPRNTDDSFEYLSDSQMSPVDGDALVGSPEDDNKKVGQRPDNLDLEEDDVPVRPPRGQKKRTDCGDQRLLSVPNVKLQRADVAVRDLRDKDDVLVSPQPTFTGNLMRRFNDLLGCVAHCTDHCRCLTPCRSSVSTGFRGQMNGMTSPASGHPSVSGASSSGARGRPDPPRRSRSQGTRKLHKCLSTASYSEDCVSHNPSTAPGTQRQQLMVARQYCSFDKLDNSFSRSRSSSMSSLENITSEAIQVLAFTDSFTKRSDPLSLVPSLWVGTSLGSVLAITIIPPDADSRSSQPVVVSLMGTTIFRLKGGIIGLSFLDCNGSLLPFPYESWRDDNKEKRERTPTRSQGSVRMSPTLSESKGDPVGDRQFVIITSEKQARVVALPSQTCIYRQQITDGDFVVKAETITFKDSVCLICYISNGHLATYSLPSLRPLMDIDFLPLSELSFQTQTNKGIVDPMLSIWGQQLIVNEDTDQIARTFCFSNRGHGLYLATPSELQKFTICTEFCSTFNDMIGELFLPMDMPEPPKEGFFKGLFGGGVRQLDREELFGESSGKANKSVAKHIPGSNLQDMGGRVTCATGEVNRAHKLMLERGERLNRLEESAERMRNEAENFSSSAHEVMLKYRDKKWYQL
- the LOC123675926 gene encoding syntaxin-binding protein 5 isoform X5, with product MKRDRDSDRREVMKKFTFKGVLDNFRTSVAQQSRPDQEIQETLRPEHFQVKRTFRHGFPFQPTSMAFDPVQKLLAIGSKCGSLRILGQPGVDIHVRHDMEGPPGSAAVLHLQFLVNEGALLSATADDTLHLWNFRQKVPQVVQSLKFQKEKITCVHLPLQSKWIYVGTEKGNVHVVQIENFHLSGYVINWNKAIEATRKTRPGSIVHLSDNPLDASKLLIGFESGLVVLWDLRSKVPEMRWSTYELRSITWHHEGKQFMCSHTDGTLTTWSLRSNIKYTHISQPLAKIKDGKAEPCKPINKVEWKTSKTGEAFVIFSGGTPKDQAGKTPCITVVHNKTTTVLEMEHTVIDFITLCESPYPSDLQDPYAIIALLQNDLVVMDLQTPGFPPLENPYPMDIHESTVTSCTFLADCPADLIPAFYLLGRAGSGKKQGFSEMSWPIGGGTWSAQSCSYSEVILTGHSDGTIKFWDSSAGALQVLYKLKTSKVFEKPKARSMDSEDEPFAIELISLCAESRKLCVAGASSHVILFTFKKTETNEEITTLEIPIVYEVPDEGETSPDCQFSGPGSAGSGNKLDILDVDNKKDNCTLKVRPGVQRKPPGFQAQMVCLTPWNNGEPPSHITALTINSCYGLMAYGNEAGIVIVDIEQKVCLLNIGSPDLYGAQDPYSRVPRSPKRNHCGDTLPVNIDREERQPRSPSIDQMGRSPEYPQSSCPCPTPVEQACEALEEEVVQPPPAATRRKSSSWRTFNFKRQLSRVDVMMKKNNSLKEKRNSVFHCDVYPNHHEEVKLSPDSDENTLVDSQGTITVPRNTDDSFEYLSDSQMSPVDGDALVGSPEDDNKKVGQRPDNLDLEEDDVPVRPPRGQKKRTDCGDQRLLSVPNVKLQRADVAVRDLRDKDDVLVSPQPTFTGNLMRRFSRVDKLDNSFSRSRSSSMSSLENITSEAIQVLAFTDSFTKRSDPLSLVPSLWVGTSLGSVLAITIIPPDADSRSSQPVVVSLMGTTIFRLKGGIIGLSFLDCNGSLLPFPYESWRDDNKEKRERTPTRSQGSVRMSPTLSESKGDPVGDRQFVIITSEKQARVVALPSQTCIYRQQITDGDFVVKAETITFKDSVCLICYISNGHLATYSLPSLRPLMDIDFLPLSELSFQTQTNKGIVDPMLSIWGQQLIVNEDTDQIARTFCFSNRGHGLYLATPSELQKFTICTEFCSTFNDMIGELFLPMDMPEPPKEGFFKGLFGGGVRQLDREELFGESSGKANKSVAKHIPGSNLQDMGGRVTCATGEVNRAHKLMLERGERLNRLEESAERMRNEAENFSSSAHEVMLKYRDKKWYQL